A single window of Butyricicoccus intestinisimiae DNA harbors:
- a CDS encoding DUF1015 domain-containing protein — MSCVSVPKILMPKDGIDLKKWAVVACDQYTSQKEYWAETDHIVGDAPSTLRLTLPEVYLEDADVADRIANINETMKQYLSDGTLTELPAGFILTERYSGGTSPRRGLVAAIDLECYEYTAGSRSLVRPTEKTVVERIPPRLAVRKNASIEVPHIMLLIDDPNRTVIEPMFEKTDALQKVYDTDLMQNGGHINGWFIPEGELTDHLIAEMEKLNDRKTFNEKYRLTKDLPLLPFAVGDGNHSMATAKAYWEDVKKTLTPEERENHPARYALCEIVNIHDESLLIEPIHRVMFHVDPEDLLHAAVNFYSKNGSQCIFSDEKAAADPENHTVRYCFGGKTGTMTVIRPKWGIPLGTLQAFLDDYLEQHSEAKIDYIHGEDVVSKLGNEAGNMGFFLPDIEKNDLFRGVIIDGVLPRKTFSMGEAHEKRYYMESKMIVK, encoded by the coding sequence ATGTCTTGTGTATCCGTACCAAAGATCTTGATGCCAAAGGACGGCATCGACTTGAAGAAATGGGCTGTTGTCGCTTGTGACCAGTATACTTCTCAGAAAGAGTATTGGGCTGAGACCGACCACATCGTCGGTGATGCACCGTCCACCCTGCGCCTGACGCTTCCGGAAGTTTATCTGGAGGACGCCGATGTAGCAGACCGTATTGCAAACATCAACGAAACCATGAAGCAGTATCTGTCTGACGGCACGCTGACCGAGCTGCCTGCCGGTTTTATTCTGACCGAGCGCTATTCCGGCGGTACATCTCCGCGCCGCGGTCTGGTCGCTGCCATTGATCTGGAGTGCTATGAATACACAGCCGGCTCCCGTTCTCTCGTTCGCCCGACCGAGAAAACCGTTGTTGAGCGCATTCCGCCGCGTCTTGCTGTCCGCAAAAACGCTTCTATCGAAGTTCCGCACATCATGCTGCTCATTGACGACCCGAACCGCACCGTCATCGAGCCGATGTTCGAAAAGACCGATGCCCTGCAGAAGGTCTATGACACAGATCTGATGCAGAACGGCGGCCATATCAACGGTTGGTTTATTCCGGAAGGCGAGCTGACCGATCACCTGATTGCAGAGATGGAGAAACTCAACGACCGGAAAACATTCAATGAGAAATACCGCCTGACCAAGGATCTGCCGCTGCTGCCGTTTGCTGTCGGCGACGGCAACCATTCGATGGCAACGGCAAAGGCATACTGGGAGGACGTCAAAAAGACGCTGACGCCGGAGGAACGGGAAAATCATCCGGCACGCTATGCACTGTGCGAAATCGTCAACATCCATGACGAGAGCCTGCTCATCGAGCCGATTCACCGCGTGATGTTCCATGTCGATCCGGAGGATCTGCTGCACGCCGCTGTAAACTTCTATTCGAAGAACGGCAGCCAGTGTATTTTCTCGGATGAGAAGGCCGCTGCCGATCCGGAAAATCATACGGTTCGCTACTGCTTCGGCGGCAAAACCGGTACCATGACCGTCATCCGACCGAAGTGGGGTATTCCGCTCGGCACTCTGCAGGCATTTCTGGATGATTATCTGGAACAGCACAGCGAGGCAAAAATCGACTACATTCACGGCGAAGATGTCGTATCCAAGCTGGGCAATGAAGCGGGCAACATGGGCTTCTTTCTGCCGGACATCGAAAAGAACGATCTGTTCCGCGGCGTCATCATTGACGGCGTTTTGCCGCGCAAGACCTTCTCGATGGGTGAAGCACATGAAAAGCGCTATTATATGGAATCCAAGATGATTGTCAAGTAA
- the acpS gene encoding holo-ACP synthase codes for MIGLGTDIIEIERIRRAIQRERFVSHTFTPQEQAWLETKAKNKAESAAGLFCAKEAVAKALGTGFQRGLNLKDIEITHDALGAPQVHKPQGNFLLSISHCREYATATAILLGDAQETTHEND; via the coding sequence GTGATAGGATTGGGAACCGACATCATCGAAATCGAACGCATTCGGCGCGCCATTCAGCGCGAACGATTTGTCAGTCACACGTTTACACCGCAGGAGCAAGCGTGGTTGGAGACCAAAGCGAAAAACAAAGCGGAATCCGCTGCCGGTCTGTTTTGCGCCAAAGAAGCGGTTGCCAAGGCACTTGGCACAGGGTTTCAGCGTGGACTGAACTTGAAAGACATCGAGATTACACACGATGCATTGGGTGCGCCGCAGGTGCACAAGCCGCAGGGGAATTTCCTGCTCAGCATCTCGCACTGTCGGGAATATGCCACGGCAACGGCAATTTTACTGGGCGATGCACAGGAGACAACACATGAAAACGATTGA
- a CDS encoding NUDIX hydrolase yields MELWDIYDENKQPTGRTMKKNDWHMKPGEFHLTVLGVIRRPDGKFLITQRVMTKAWAPGAWEVSGGGVMAGETSAQAIQREIWEETGLDVTGADGGYLFSYQRINPDEGDNYFVDIYRFEMDVKEEDVHIQTAEAMGFQFADLDTIKKLAEQDKFLHYNSIKQAFEA; encoded by the coding sequence ATGGAATTATGGGACATTTATGATGAAAATAAACAGCCGACCGGACGAACAATGAAAAAGAACGACTGGCACATGAAGCCGGGAGAATTTCATTTGACGGTGCTCGGCGTCATTCGCCGGCCGGACGGCAAGTTTTTGATTACCCAGCGTGTGATGACCAAGGCATGGGCGCCGGGCGCATGGGAAGTTTCCGGCGGCGGCGTAATGGCAGGAGAGACCTCCGCACAGGCAATTCAGCGCGAAATCTGGGAAGAGACCGGTTTAGATGTCACAGGCGCAGACGGCGGTTATTTGTTCTCATATCAGCGCATCAATCCGGACGAGGGCGACAACTATTTTGTAGACATCTATCGCTTCGAGATGGACGTCAAGGAAGAAGATGTGCATATTCAGACGGCGGAGGCCATGGGCTTCCAGTTTGCCGATTTGGACACAATCAAAAAGCTGGCTGAGCAGGATAAGTTCCTGCATTACAACAGCATCAAGCAGGCGTTTGAAGCGTAA
- the alr gene encoding alanine racemase: MATTNETGRCWAEINLDNLRYNFTQIRDHVKAIMPEAKVLGVVKADAYGHGAVQAATVLRDAGADFFAVATIGEGVELREAGFTLPILVLGYVGDADAALLAEYDIAAALCDTDTAKAFSAAAQAAGKPIRVHIALNTGMTRIGFETRSTKENVQEILQAISLPGLEAEGAFTHFAVADVNGGEEFTELQYRRFVDMCLELEKHGINLMYRHCSNSAAILQHTQTFTTDLYREGAFNMVRAGIILYGYYPDADTKKTVPLKPVMTVKARVAQVRDIPAGDSIGYGRTFTADKPMRVAVFTIGYADGYPRVASNHISVVIQDKVVPTVGRICMDMAWADVTGMDVKRGDEVTVFGDCPITADTLAAAAGTISYEVTCDISKRVPRIYLGA, from the coding sequence ATGGCAACAACAAACGAAACCGGCAGATGCTGGGCAGAAATCAACTTAGATAATTTGAGATACAACTTTACACAGATTCGTGACCACGTAAAGGCAATTATGCCGGAGGCAAAGGTACTCGGCGTCGTGAAGGCGGATGCTTACGGACACGGCGCCGTACAGGCGGCAACGGTGCTCCGCGATGCGGGCGCGGATTTTTTTGCCGTGGCAACGATTGGAGAGGGCGTAGAGCTGCGCGAGGCGGGCTTTACGCTTCCGATTTTGGTACTGGGCTATGTGGGGGATGCGGATGCCGCACTGCTGGCGGAATATGACATCGCGGCAGCGCTGTGCGATACCGACACGGCGAAGGCGTTTTCTGCGGCAGCACAGGCGGCTGGAAAGCCGATTCGGGTACATATTGCGCTGAACACTGGCATGACGCGCATTGGCTTTGAAACGCGTTCTACAAAGGAAAATGTACAGGAGATTTTGCAGGCGATTTCTCTGCCGGGATTGGAAGCGGAAGGTGCATTTACGCACTTTGCAGTTGCCGATGTCAACGGCGGCGAAGAATTTACCGAACTGCAGTACCGCCGGTTCGTAGATATGTGTCTGGAGCTGGAAAAGCACGGTATCAATCTCATGTACCGCCATTGTTCCAACAGCGCCGCTATTTTGCAGCACACACAGACCTTTACAACGGATTTGTATCGGGAAGGCGCGTTTAATATGGTGCGTGCCGGCATTATTTTATATGGCTATTATCCGGACGCAGATACCAAGAAAACCGTTCCGCTCAAGCCGGTTATGACCGTGAAGGCTCGTGTGGCACAGGTGCGCGATATTCCGGCGGGGGATTCTATTGGCTACGGTCGCACATTCACGGCGGACAAGCCGATGCGTGTGGCTGTATTTACCATTGGTTACGCGGATGGCTATCCGCGCGTGGCAAGCAATCACATTTCGGTTGTCATACAGGACAAGGTCGTGCCGACCGTCGGACGCATCTGTATGGATATGGCGTGGGCGGATGTCACGGGAATGGATGTGAAACGCGGCGATGAAGTGACCGTATTTGGCGATTGTCCGATTACGGCGGATACACTTGCGGCGGCAGCGGGTACGATTTCCTATGAGGTCACCTGCGATATCAGCAAGCGCGTGCCGCGTATCTATCTCGGCGCATAA
- the tig gene encoding trigger factor, whose translation MTDKNFSITLGEYKGIKRAPITADVTNDEVQAAIKQEQEQRAKMHDVERPAQLGDTAVIDFAGFLGDEQFEGGTSENYSLALGSNTFIPGFEEQLVGTSAGDEVDVNVTFPENYPAGNLAGQPVVFKCKVHKVQERKLPELNDLFGKMYGFANYKEFEQNVHDALVQQKEQAARSQVQNALLEQIVANSEIDLSDEFVNAFIEQMLATVTQDLARQGASMEQYLAYRNITDEQLRAEMRPQAEATGKASAVLASIAQQEGIVITDEDVDNDVRRMAMMYQMDYDKLAGTMDEAARESVRNSLEISKALQLVFDASIEE comes from the coding sequence ATGACTGATAAGAACTTTAGCATCACTTTGGGCGAGTACAAAGGCATCAAGCGTGCACCGATTACCGCCGATGTAACGAACGATGAAGTACAGGCTGCCATCAAGCAGGAACAGGAGCAGCGCGCCAAGATGCATGACGTAGAGCGTCCGGCACAGCTGGGCGATACCGCCGTTATCGACTTTGCAGGCTTCCTCGGTGACGAGCAGTTCGAGGGCGGCACGTCTGAGAACTATTCTCTGGCTCTCGGCTCCAACACCTTTATTCCGGGCTTTGAGGAGCAGCTGGTAGGCACCAGCGCCGGTGACGAAGTAGACGTCAACGTAACGTTTCCGGAAAACTATCCGGCAGGCAATCTGGCCGGTCAGCCGGTTGTGTTCAAGTGCAAGGTACACAAGGTACAGGAGCGCAAGCTGCCGGAGCTGAACGACCTGTTCGGCAAGATGTACGGCTTTGCAAACTACAAGGAATTTGAGCAGAACGTACACGATGCGCTGGTACAGCAGAAGGAGCAGGCAGCTCGTTCGCAGGTACAGAATGCTCTGCTGGAGCAGATTGTTGCAAACTCCGAAATCGACCTGTCCGACGAATTTGTAAACGCATTTATTGAGCAGATGCTCGCAACGGTTACGCAGGATCTGGCGCGTCAGGGCGCTTCTATGGAGCAGTATCTGGCATACCGCAACATCACTGACGAGCAGCTGCGCGCAGAGATGCGCCCGCAGGCTGAGGCTACCGGTAAGGCATCCGCCGTTCTTGCTTCGATTGCTCAGCAGGAAGGCATTGTCATCACCGACGAGGACGTTGACAACGACGTTCGCCGCATGGCTATGATGTACCAGATGGACTATGACAAGCTCGCCGGCACCATGGACGAGGCTGCACGCGAGAGCGTTCGCAACAGTCTGGAAATTTCCAAGGCTCTGCAGCTGGTTTTTGATGCTTCCATCGAAGAGTAA
- a CDS encoding Cof-type HAD-IIB family hydrolase produces the protein MLRMIALDLDGTLLRSDKTLSARTRQVLESYIAKGTHVVVASGRSYDSLPQEVLSVSGIDYAITSNGVVICHRPTGEKLFYSPLKPACTQQLLSLIQTHHAEFEVFLDGVPYADAAFVAHPTAYGLPDAATQYIQSTRKPIKNLLSFTQEHIQELDCLDFITIDQQKRKLLSQQLEQISGIYVTSSVPHLLEISDASAGKGPALRRLAQYLNIPREQIAAFGNEENDLDMIEFAGVGVAVANSPAHVRDCANFVTGSNDEDGVADFLERYLTQQ, from the coding sequence ATGCTGCGTATGATCGCATTGGATTTGGACGGCACGCTGCTGCGCTCGGACAAGACACTCTCTGCACGCACCAGACAGGTTTTAGAGTCCTATATTGCAAAGGGCACGCATGTCGTCGTGGCGAGCGGCCGTTCCTATGATTCGCTGCCGCAAGAGGTACTCTCCGTCTCCGGCATAGATTACGCCATCACATCCAATGGTGTGGTGATCTGCCACCGTCCGACCGGCGAAAAACTGTTTTATTCCCCGCTCAAGCCCGCGTGTACACAGCAGCTGCTCTCCCTCATTCAAACGCATCATGCCGAGTTTGAAGTGTTTTTAGACGGCGTGCCGTATGCGGATGCAGCGTTCGTGGCGCACCCCACCGCATACGGCTTGCCGGACGCTGCGACACAGTACATTCAGTCGACACGCAAGCCGATTAAAAACCTGCTCTCATTTACACAGGAGCACATACAGGAATTAGACTGCTTGGATTTTATCACCATTGACCAGCAAAAGCGAAAACTTTTGTCGCAGCAGCTCGAGCAAATTTCGGGGATTTACGTGACATCCTCCGTCCCGCACCTGCTGGAAATTTCCGATGCATCCGCCGGAAAAGGTCCTGCGCTGCGGCGTTTAGCCCAGTATCTAAACATTCCGCGCGAACAAATCGCCGCATTCGGCAACGAAGAAAATGATTTGGATATGATCGAGTTTGCCGGTGTCGGCGTTGCCGTCGCCAACAGTCCGGCACATGTGCGTGATTGCGCAAATTTTGTCACGGGAAGCAATGATGAGGACGGCGTTGCAGATTTTTTAGAACGGTATTTGACACAGCAGTAA
- a CDS encoding NAD(P)H-hydrate dehydratase, which produces MKTIDWEYLAQHMHPREPESDKNTYGRVLAVCGCRDYIGAPFFAAQAAVRTGSGIVTLALPSCIYPILAAKLNEPTFIPLKTDADGKITADCLPPLQRRAAILAGPGLGISEGVTQAVQTIIEQAECPLVLDADGINALAGHIDVVEKAKYPVILTPHSHEFARICDVPSTEHREAMASAFAGKHRCVLLLKGHRTIIADPHGALYQNVHGNPGMAKGGSGDVLSGIILSLLGQGLDPLAAAACGAYIHSRAGDLCANDIGEFGMTPTDMLRYIPRVLKPLNSREW; this is translated from the coding sequence ATGAAAACGATTGATTGGGAATATCTCGCGCAGCATATGCACCCGCGCGAGCCGGAGAGCGATAAGAATACCTATGGCCGTGTGCTTGCCGTTTGCGGCTGTCGGGATTACATCGGCGCTCCGTTTTTTGCGGCGCAGGCAGCTGTGCGCACCGGCTCCGGCATCGTCACGCTGGCACTGCCGTCCTGTATTTATCCGATTTTGGCGGCAAAGCTCAATGAGCCGACGTTTATACCGCTGAAAACCGATGCAGATGGAAAGATTACAGCGGATTGTCTGCCGCCGCTGCAGCGCCGTGCGGCGATTTTGGCAGGACCGGGTCTCGGTATCAGCGAGGGTGTGACACAGGCGGTACAAACCATCATCGAACAGGCAGAATGCCCGCTGGTTCTTGACGCAGATGGCATAAATGCACTGGCAGGACATATAGATGTAGTGGAGAAAGCAAAGTACCCTGTGATTTTGACTCCGCATTCGCATGAATTTGCGCGCATCTGTGATGTTCCGTCGACGGAACATCGGGAGGCAATGGCATCCGCCTTTGCCGGAAAGCACCGCTGTGTGCTGCTGCTCAAGGGACATCGGACGATTATTGCAGACCCGCACGGTGCGCTGTATCAAAACGTGCACGGCAATCCGGGCATGGCAAAGGGCGGGAGCGGAGATGTCCTGTCCGGCATCATTCTGTCTCTGTTGGGACAGGGGCTGGACCCGCTCGCGGCGGCTGCCTGCGGCGCATATATTCACAGTCGGGCGGGCGATTTGTGCGCCAACGACATCGGAGAATTTGGCATGACGCCGACGGATATGCTGCGGTATATTCCACGGGTACTCAAACCGCTCAACTCCAGGGAGTGGTAA
- a CDS encoding type II toxin-antitoxin system PemK/MazF family toxin yields MEHHVKRGDIYYADLSPVVGSEQGGMRPVLIIQNNVGNRYSPTVIAAAITSQVNKAKMPTHISLGARTFGLTRDSVILTEQIRTLDKRRLREKMGTLDASHMDEVDRALAVSFGLNAKD; encoded by the coding sequence TTGGAGCATCATGTCAAACGCGGCGATATTTATTATGCGGATTTGTCGCCGGTAGTCGGCAGTGAACAGGGCGGTATGCGGCCGGTTTTGATTATACAGAACAACGTCGGAAACCGATACAGTCCGACCGTTATCGCGGCGGCGATTACCTCGCAGGTCAACAAAGCGAAAATGCCGACACATATTTCTCTCGGTGCCCGCACGTTTGGCCTGACGCGAGATTCTGTGATTTTAACCGAACAGATTCGCACGCTGGACAAACGCAGACTGCGGGAAAAAATGGGAACGCTGGACGCCTCGCATATGGATGAAGTAGATCGCGCATTAGCCGTGAGTTTTGGTCTCAACGCAAAAGACTGA